Within Gouania willdenowi chromosome 24, fGouWil2.1, whole genome shotgun sequence, the genomic segment acagtagaaaaatgtaataattaaataataaaaattatatttttgtttctaattaaaacaccgcacacaatctcaaacaactacATTCTGttctttcacttcctcaaatataaatcgagtaaaaaaacaaaacaaaaacactataaaaatatctgagctggtgcatctcaTCACTATAGTGCAACTCATAATGCTGTATCACAAATATGATTGAAAAGTTATAAAGAAAAGTCTCAAATTTCGCCAGAAATGTATGATACCAAAATAAGGTTACGACCCacaaaaggttgggaaccactgctgtaagtGCTACAAATGAAGTGtctaatattaattaatattggAACCTGTTACAATCAGGCAGGGTCATGTGTCTTATAAGGAAGTCCTCTTTGTAaacgtgtgtgtctgtagtaTGTGACGTGTTTTCTCGCCTCTCTGACTCCAGCTGCCTGCTGAGTTCCAGGAGCGACTGACTCTGCACTTGGAGGACTCTCCTCTGTGTCACGCCTACTCTGACTCCGTGCCTGCGTCTCTTATCGCCACCGTGCTGGAGAAGCCTGACGACGCCTGCAGCAGCAGCCAGGCCTCTCGCTCCCCCAGCCCCCAAGCGCAGGAACGCACGTTCATCGTGGAGAGCCTTGGCCCTGGGGAGCAGCTGGGTCTGCGTGCCGCCTACAAGTCCGACCTGTACAGCAGCGACACAGCCCTGTACTGTCCCGACGACCGTCACAGAGAACGCAGGCCGAGCATGGACCTCCATGGTCAGAGGACGATAATTTACAGGCCTCAGATTTCCACTGACAGTAACCCAGAGGAAGGTTCTGTGGATTTGAAGGCAGGGTTCTCCCAGGAGCTCCTTGCTAATTTCCCCCCTCCTTTAGGTGCAGGGTCTAGCTCCTACTCCAGCTTCAGTGGGGGAGGATCTGAGGATAAAGGGAATGGTCCACCGAGCAGTGCAGCCTCCTCTCCACGCCATCACTCCCTGTTCATGGAGTGGAGGGATGCAGGGGACTATGAGAGAAAGAGTGACTCCTCCTGGGACGGTGACAGCCCGGGTGTCTTCTCCAACTCTAACCCCTTCCAACAGGCAGAGCTGAGTCATCATCAAAACGGCAGCTCACCCGTCTACAGCCGCACCATGTCCTCCTGTTTCAGTGAGCCCTACGAACCGCTGCCTCCGTCCTCCTCTCCCAGCGTGGCCTACGGGGACAGCCGCAGAGGCAGCACCCTAGCcccggaggaggaggagctgatTGGTCGGTGGAGACAACTCAGCGTGGAGGACTTGAGCGCTCACATCTACCGCAGCCCAGGCCGGGCCTCCCCATACAGCTTTTCAGAGCAGCACTTCTCGGTCCGACCCGCCAAGATCCGCCTCGGCCCACTTTACAGCAGCTTCCAGGAAGGCGCCGACTTCTACCCTCACGGGGCGGATGTCATGGACTCAGCGTGGGTGGCTGCGAGTCCCAGTCCCGAGTGTAGCCCCGGGCCACTGCCCTCACACAGCCAGGCACATCTGTACGTGACAGAGGACAGCCAGGGCTCAGAGCACAGCCTCTACCACTCAGGTAGCTCCAAGGACCGGGAGGGAAACATGGCAGCTGGAGGCCAGAGCAACGACTACGTAGTGGACCCCAGCCTTAACAGCTCCACTGAGTCTCTCAACCAGAGGACCCTGGAAATGGCCGCAGAGCTCCAGCACTACCAAGTAGAGATGCATAACATGCCTCCACAATTGAGCCAGTCCCCCCCATCGGtgccacctcctcctcctttcaACCAGAAATTTGGTTCCCTCGGACTCTCCAGGAAGGACAGTCTGACGAAGGCACAGCTTTACGGAACACTCCTCAACTGAAGGACTTTCCAATCCGGTTTGGGTCAAACATCTCAGAGGTGAAACTCCGCAGTGTCTGGTTCTAATCTCAGCTCAGAGCTGAAACATGAACCTCCTGCTCATGGTGGGAAAGTGTCTGCTGAATGAAGACAACTGTTTACAATGACAAGAGGAATTTAAGTCATAACAGAGGCGAGATGAGAGGAGACGATGAATGGAAGCTCCAGAATGCCTTTGTATCtgaatatacaaatatataaatgatgtgatatatTTTATATGTAGCTGTTGGAAAGTAAAACCtgaaacaatcaaaaaaaaaaaaaaaaaacctgaaactcTCCCTACTAATTATGGAACTTGTAAATAGGTTTAAAAAGTGCCAAGGCTTTATTTGACTTGGGAGACGATACAAATTGCACATAAATGTGTCTTAATCCTTATTTACCCAGATGGTGCACAGAGTGAGGACTTATTCCTAAATATATAAGAAGGTAAAACTTAACTTTAAGTTTTACACATaaacgctgtcattattatgccatgaaacctgtcattagcattaataaggtgtcattaagtgtcgctcattaccctaaccctacctaacctcactagatccctccaccatgcccaaaaaatgccaacatagctccaaaggtgtcatcatttagcaaacaacacttaa encodes:
- the LOC114457954 gene encoding brain-enriched guanylate kinase-associated protein isoform X1, with amino-acid sequence MLLGLGFACVCAGVSLSSWGEPGKPIHVAHTQEGFSILCVAQAAGFLSLLVSRMKLCLSGSSLLEQKEDLRKRLSYTTHKLELLQGEFDSTRQYLETELRRAQEELDKFTDKLRRIQSGYSTLQRINQDLEEKMHRNSQHHDDEKRALSREIIVLNNRLMEAKLTIEKLQEDNEVYRKDCNLAAQLLQCNKSLYLAQLSELPAEFQERLTLHLEDSPLCHAYSDSVPASLIATVLEKPDDACSSSQASRSPSPQAQERTFIVESLGPGEQLGLRAAYKSDLYSSDTALYCPDDRHRERRPSMDLHGQRTIIYRPQISTDSNPEEGSVDLKAGFSQELLANFPPPLGAGSSSYSSFSGGGSEDKGNGPPSSAASSPRHHSLFMEWRDAGDYERKSDSSWDGDSPGVFSNSNPFQQAELSHHQNGSSPVYSRTMSSCFSEPYEPLPPSSSPSVAYGDSRRGSTLAPEEEELIGRWRQLSVEDLSAHIYRSPGRASPYSFSEQHFSVRPAKIRLGPLYSSFQEGADFYPHGADVMDSAWVAASPSPECSPGPLPSHSQAHLYVTEDSQGSEHSLYHSGSSKDREGNMAAGGQSNDYVVDPSLNSSTESLNQRTLEMAAELQHYQVEMHNMPPQLSQSPPSVPPPPPFNQKFGSLGLSRKDSLTKAQLYGTLLN
- the LOC114457954 gene encoding brain-enriched guanylate kinase-associated protein isoform X2 — encoded protein: MRGKEHRQTMKKIYIGKTALKVSRNGGKHPKKSSLLEQKEDLRKRLSYTTHKLELLQGEFDSTRQYLETELRRAQEELDKFTDKLRRIQSGYSTLQRINQDLEEKMHRNSQHHDDEKRALSREIIVLNNRLMEAKLTIEKLQEDNEVYRKDCNLAAQLLQCNKSLYLAQLSELPAEFQERLTLHLEDSPLCHAYSDSVPASLIATVLEKPDDACSSSQASRSPSPQAQERTFIVESLGPGEQLGLRAAYKSDLYSSDTALYCPDDRHRERRPSMDLHGQRTIIYRPQISTDSNPEEGSVDLKAGFSQELLANFPPPLGAGSSSYSSFSGGGSEDKGNGPPSSAASSPRHHSLFMEWRDAGDYERKSDSSWDGDSPGVFSNSNPFQQAELSHHQNGSSPVYSRTMSSCFSEPYEPLPPSSSPSVAYGDSRRGSTLAPEEEELIGRWRQLSVEDLSAHIYRSPGRASPYSFSEQHFSVRPAKIRLGPLYSSFQEGADFYPHGADVMDSAWVAASPSPECSPGPLPSHSQAHLYVTEDSQGSEHSLYHSGSSKDREGNMAAGGQSNDYVVDPSLNSSTESLNQRTLEMAAELQHYQVEMHNMPPQLSQSPPSVPPPPPFNQKFGSLGLSRKDSLTKAQLYGTLLN